Part of the Sinorhizobium sp. BG8 genome, GAGTGCGCCAAGCATGGAGAGCTATGTCACGCTGCAGCGTGGCCCGCACTCCGTGACCGTCCCCTATACGCACCTTGCGGGCAAGCCGGAGGAGAACATCTATGTGCGGCCCGGCGACACGATCTTCGTCAACCGGGAGCAGCGAACCTTCCTCGCTTTCGGCGCGTCTGGACTGAACGGCCGGTTCGACTTCGAGAATTGCGACCTGACGCTCGGCGAAGCGCTCGCCAAAGCCGGGGGGCTTCTGGATACGCGGGCCGACCCCGCTCAGGTACTCCTCTACAGAAGAGTGCCGCGGGCACTGTCGCGGCAGCTCGGCATTGCTTCGACCCGTTTCGTGGCGGGCGAAGTGCCGATGATTTTCCGGGCGAACCTGCGCGATCCCGCGACCTTCTTCGCCGTTCAGAAGTTCCCCATGCAGGACAAGGACATCATCTACGTTTCCAATGCGCCTGCAACCGAGCTTCTGAAATTTCTCCACCTGATCAACGCCGTCTCCACCACTCCCTCGAACGTCGTCGACACCAGGGACGCTGTACGGACGATGTAGGGAAGCTTCGGACGGCATCGCGTCATGTGAACACCTGCCGACTGATCGGCGAACGATACGAAGGGGATCACCTTGACACTGCTTCAGACCTTCGCGGCCCGTGGGCAACCCGATGCTCCAGATCAACAATAGCCGCATGGCACCGCCCGCGACCGGCCTTTGGGCGAGCGATGCATCGCCGGTCTCTCCGATCGACTTCGACAAGGGCATCGCCGCGATGCGCAGGCAATGGCCGATCGTGGCCGCCTGCACCCTCGCCGCTGGCCTCCTAGGCTTGATCTATGTGATCGCCGCAATACCGCTCTACACAACGCGCACCAGCATTCTCATTGATCGCCAGTACGGCGCGGCCATCCAACAGCTCTCCGGTTCCGCCGGCCTCCTGGACGAGGAAGTGTCGGTGCTGAGCCAGATCGAGCTGCTGAAATCGGAAGCGATCGGCCTTGCCGTCGTCAATCGCTTGCACCTCGCCGACGAGACGGCTGCTGCCCCTTCGAACATGTTTCTTGCCCTGAACCGCTGGATCTTCGGCACTACCGGGAACCCGGCGAAAAGGCCTGCCGCAGACGAGGGAGAAGGCAGGCGGCGCGCGGCTCTCGAGACCATCCGGGCCAACATGGCGGTCACGCGTGCCGGTCGTTCCCGCGTGCTGGAAATCTCCTATGTCTCTCCTTCCCCCGAGCTGTCGCAGCGTGTCGCCGCGGCGATTGCGGACGCCTACCTCGCCGACAGGATTTCCTCGCGATACGAAGCGACGCGGCAGGCATCCGACTGGCTTCTCGCCCGCATGGAGGAACTCAAGCAGCGTGCCGTTTCCTCCGATCTCTCCGTCCAGAAGTTTCGCACCGAACACGGACTTGTGGCGACGAACGTGGAAGGACGGTTGGTCAGTGACCAGCAGCTCACGGAGCTCAACAGCGCCCTGATCGAAGCGAGGGCCGCGGCCGCGCAAGCCGCGGCCCGCTACGAACGAATACAAACCCTCATCGCCGGCAACCGGGAGGAAGCCGTCGTGGCGGAAGTCCTCGGCGGAACGATCTCGAATACTCTTCGCGAAAAATATCTGAGTGCGGCCAAGCGAGAGGCCGAGATATTGGCACGCCTCGGCGCCGGCCATGTCCAGGTGCAGAGGCTGCGCGGCGAGATGGAGGAATACCGTCGCCAGATGTTCGACGAACTCCTTCGCATTGCGCAGGGCAACCGCAGCGAGCTCGATATTGCGAGATCCCGGGTCCAGAGCCTGACGGAAAGCGTCGCTCAGGCGACCCTCGTCAGCGCCTCGGCAAAAGAGAACGAGGTGCAACTGCGTGAACTGGAGCGGGAATCGGAGACCTATCGGAACGTCTATGAAGCATTCCTTCGCCGCTACCAGGAAGCTGTCCAGCAGCAATCCTTTCCCGTGGCCGACGCCCGCATCATCTCGCGTGCCGTGGTTCCCGATCGTCCAAGCCACCCGAAAAAGATGCTCGTCATCCCGCTTGCGCTATTGATCGGTGCCGGAGCCGGTGCCTTCGCCGGCGCCTACCGGGAGTACAGGGAGCGCTCCTTCCGCACCGGAAGCGATGTGCGCCAAGCATTGGACCTTCCCTTCATCGGTGGCATTCCCCTCCTCAAGGCGGAGGATGAGAAGCCATCGGCCGACGGCCTTTCCTTTCACCCGCGGTCCGTCCGCAAGGCGAATGCTATGGTCGACCACGTCATCGACCATCCCTTCTCCCGCTTCACCGAGACGCTGCGCGGCACCAGGATCGCGGTGGACCTCGCCCTGCCGGGAAAGGCGGCCAAAATCATCGGCATCATATCGTTGTTGCCGGCCGAGGGGCGATCAACGATTGCAATCAACCTTGCGGAGCTTCTGGCGGCGGAGGGCGCCCGCACACTTCTCATCGACGCGGACCTCCGCAACGCAGGAGCGACGAAGGTCATCGGCGAACATGCGACGGCCGGACTTGGGGAGGCGCTGGTCGACGAGCGGTCAATCCGCGACCTGTTGCTCGTCAATCCGAAGACGAGACTGGCATTTCTGCCCGCGACCGCCGGACCGCTCGGGTCTAGGTCATCCGTCCTGCTTGCTTCATCACGCATGAATCATTTGCTGGAACAGGCGTCGGCGAGCTTCGACTATATCGTGCTCGACCTACCGCCGCTTGCCCCAGTAGCGGACGCGAGAGCCGTGGCACCCCATGTGAATGCTTTCGTTCTGGTCGCGGAATGGGGAAGAACGAACCGGTACGCCTTGCAGGAAGCGTTGTTTTCCGACAGGTCGATCGCCGCGAAATGCGTCGGCGCAATCCTCAGCAAGATCGACCCCGACAAGGCAAAACTCTACAGCACAGCGAGCGATTTCGAGATGTAGAAGCGAGCCATCACCCCGCGAACAGCTCAATGAAGGTCTACAAAATCAGGAACTTCGTCAAATTTCGGTGCCCCGCACACGGGCAGTGCCCGTTTCTCGCCGTGCCTCGGCGAGCGCCATCCCGAAGCGGGTGCCTTCCAGTACATACCCGGGACAAGGTCGCTTCCCGTCTCCGGCATATAACCTTTCGCCCCTTCGCCTTTTTCCCCGCGCCCGGACGGCGAAATAGGATTCCGGTCCTGTTTCGAGATGGAGGCCTGCGATGGATGAAACTGTACGACCCGTGTCGGGGAAAATGGCGACGGATGGCGCTCGATGGATTTCTACTTCCGCCAAGAGCCGGGTGCTGTTCTCATGACGACACCAGCAATCGGCCTCTCGCTGGGCGGACACGCCATATCCGATGCATCCGTCATTCGAAACATAGCAGCCTGGGGCGATAGCCTGACGGCGGGCGCCGGCGCCTCCACGGCGCTCACCTCCTATCCTGCCCGGGCTTCCTTGCTGTTTGCGCCCGCCCGCGACATCGCCAATTGCGGCGTCGGGGGACAGGATGCAGAACAGATCGCCGCCCGGCAGGGCGGTGTTCCGATCACCGTAACCGTGGAAAACAACAGCATTCCCGAAAGACGCGGCCACGACTGGTCCTGGAATTTTGCCGACGGAGAAGCACAGGGATGGCGTGACACCGTTCTCGCCGGACCGGCGCTCGTAACGGGCGGCTGGATATCCTGCAGTGCGACGAATGTCCTCGATGGTCTGTACCGCCCGTTGGAGGTCACGCTTCCCGCCGGTCTCGATATTCGGATCGCGTTCGACATCGTGATTTCAGCGGGAATGACAGTTTGCGTTAATGGACTTGGCGGCGGTGCATGGGGTGCAAAGACGCCGGATGGCGCCTATGGACACAATCTGTCGTCCTCGGGACACTATTCCGTCGCTCTCGTCAGCGGCGGCGCCATCGCCGATTATGTCGACCAGATCGGTTTCCTGCTGCTGTCGGGCAGCGGTACCTTTTCTGTCGACAACATCGTGGTGTCCGTTGCCGCCGCAGAGGTCCAGCTATCGGTCACAGACCGATCTCCGAATGTCCTGACCGTCGACAACGGCTTTACGGGAATGCTGTCCGGTACGCTCGCCGGCGTGCGCGGAACCATGACGACGGACGCCTCCGGTAACTGGACCTTTCTGCGCGAAAGCGAGGGCGCGGCAGTCGCGTGCCCGGTGGGAACGCGGTTCATCCCCGAAGAGGCTCGATCGCTTCGCAATCGTATCGCCTGGTTCTGGGCCGGCAACAATGGCATCGCGGATGCAGACAGTTCCGCCGCCGGTCTTGCGGCGATCGAGGCGATGATCGCTCATCTCCCGCATCGGCGTTTTCTGGTCGCCCCGGCACTCGCCGCCAGCGACGCCAGTCCGGCGCTGATGGCTGTGATCTCCGATTTCAATGCATCGCTCGCATCCCTATACGGCACGCGTTTCGTGGATCTGCTTGTCGAACTTCAGGCGAGCGGTAACCATTCGGCGGACGACGACGCCGATATCGCGGCCGGCCACGTGCCGCGCTCGCTGAGGGTCGACAGCATTCACCTGAATGATGTCGGCTACGCCGTCGTCGCCGGGGCGATGAAAGCGCGCACACTGGCACTCGGCTGGTGAGAGTGAACGGGATGCGTCGCTCAGAGGTCAAGCCCGGTGACTTGGGCAAGCGACTGTCGCTTTTCATCGATGGTCGAGCACGAGGCGAGTGCCCGTTCGCATTCCAGAACCTTCGCCCCCACCAGGAACCGGTACCAGTAGCCCTGAAGCACGTGGTAGATCAGCCCCTCTCGACCATCGAGAAAGCCCAGTTGCAGGAAGTATCGCAAGACAAAATAACAGGAGGCGGCGAGCGGAAAAGGCAGCCTGTCGTGGATGTAAACCTTGGCAAACCTCTTCGCCCGGGTTGGGGCCGGCGCAGTGCGCCATGGAATGTTGTCCTGCGGAAACAGGCGGTGACGTCGGTTGAGGATTTCGACAGCCTCGCGCGTCGCATAGCCGTTGTGCTTGTCGATGAAGTAGGTGAGTGCATTGAGGTTGTGGTCGGCGAAAGCGGCGCTGAACGTCACCGTCCGGCCTCCGCTGGTCGTGACGTGCTCGTCCATCCAGCGGTCTTCGACATGGCCATGCCCACGCCGCCAGATGCGGGTGAAGATCAACGGATAGCGCCCTCCCCATCGGATCCAGCGGCCCATGAAAATATGTTTTCGTTTCAGGTTTATGCCGACCGTATCGGGAGGAAGACAGGGAATCCGCGCGCTTATCTCGGCCGCAAGCGCCGGTTCGACCACTTCGTCGGCATCAAGGCGCATGATCCATTCGGAGGCGATCGCCGTATGTTCCAGTGCCCAGCGCAGCTGACGGGATTGATTGGCGAAGGGATGCTGCAACACCCTCGCCCCGAGCTCTGTTGCGATTTCCGTGGTCCTGTCGCTGGAAAACGAGTCGACCACGACGACCTCCTCGGCAAAGGAAGCGACGGAGGCGATCGCGCGCTCGATGTGACGCTCCTCATTGTAGGTCAGGATGATCACGCAAAGGGAGATCATTCGACGGGATATCGCTCGCGCAGCAGTCGCGCCGGATTGCCCGCGTAGACGAACATGGGTTCGAGGTCACTGAAGGCAACTGCACGTGCGCCAAGCACTGCACCGTCTCCGACCACGACGCCAGGGCCGACGAATGCCTCTGCGGCGATCCACGCCCGCCGGCCGACCACGATGGGCCGCGCAACCAGTCGGAAATGCGGATCGTCGATGTCGTGGGTCGCGCCGCAGAGCCTCGCCCCTTGCGACACGATCGCATGCTCGCCGAGACGGATGAGGTCCACACAATAGCAATCCACGTCCCGCCCAAGGCAGGAGTGAGCCTCCATGAAGAGATTGGGCGGATACCAGACCCTGACGCGCGGGTAGATCCGCGCTGTCCTATCTATCCGCGCACCGAAGAGCCGCAGGAGAAGCCGCCGCCAGCCATGCGCCGCAACCGGCGTCCATGCCCCCAGGCCATGCCACACGAACCACCAGGCGAGCCGGTGCAGCCGATGGCGAAGAGAAAAGGTCGGCCCACCCTTCAAGGGTTTCGATTGGCGGGTGTCGAGCAGTCCGGCGATAGCGTTTCCCATTCAGTTACTCCGAGCCGCTGGCACTGTATCGGAACGGCGGGTGCCTTTCGCCGTCGTCCCTTTCTTCCACGGTCCCTGACCCTTTCGCGCGCCTCAGGACAGACAGAAGAGCGTCGACGAAAACGGGCGCATCCGCGAGTGCGGCCGTGATGACGGTTCCGCGCCGAAGCGCCTGCCAGTGGGCCTCCGACGACGCCATGAGCTGGAGCGCCCGGATCAGCGGTTCCGGATCGCGATGGTCTATGAGATGGCCGTTCAACCCGCCTTGCACGAGCTCCGAAACCCCACAGGCGCGCGTCACGATCACCGGGACGCCGACGGCCCAGGCCTCGATCGCCACTATCCCGAACTGCTCTTCGCTGCTTGCGAGCACCAGCGCGAGCGAAGCCGAAATGAGGGCCGGCAGTTCGCGGCTCCCGACATATCCGAGAATGTCGACTTGGGCCCGCAGCAAGGCCGACTGCGCGATCCGCGCCCTGAGGGCGGGCTCTTCTACGCCATAGCCACACAGTTGCAGACGCCGATCACTGCCCGAGCGCAGGAGAAAGGCCTCATAGGCATCGAGCAGGAAGAGAAGATTCTTCTTCTTCACAAAGCGAGCGACACAGATGAAATCCCGCTCTTCGTAGGAAACCCTCGGCGACCCGGCGTCCCCACGGACACGCTCGATGTCGATGGCACAACGATAGAGGGCGATGTTTCCCTTGCCGAAATAGTGGAGATAGCCACGCGCTCGCTCCGTCGCGGCCAGGAAACCCCCGTAGGGCGCAAGCAGCAGGAGTTTCGGGAGGTCGAAAACGATGAACCGCCGATAGTCCTCGAAGCCGGAATCGTTGAGCGACACTGCCTGGGCGCCAAGAATCCGGGAAAGAACTGCTGCAAGAAAGCTCGAGATCCGCTGATAGCCGTAGACAATGCAGATATCCGGCCGGAAGCGGCAGAGGTCGACCAGGACGAGCAGGCTGTTCAGCCGGCCAAGTCGGCCCCACCGTTGCGACGGCCGTCGGATGGTCAGGCGCCCCTGCATGTCTTTATCGAGCGTCCAGCGATAGTCCTCGCTGTGCAGGTAGCTCGAGATCCGGACATCGGCGCCAGCCACCATCAGGGCCCGGCAGCGGTCCTCGTCGGGAACGCCCACCTGCCCGCAGACGTAGAGTACCTTGCGCCCGGCAAACGCCCCCCTTTCCTGGCCATTCTCGCCTGACTGGGTGCGGCCGGGCATCACCTATCCTCCCGCCGCCCGGAGGCATAGGCGCGAACGTCCCTTAGCAGGAGGAGCGCCGCGGCGATCGCCACGGGATCGTTCGTCCGGCTGAAGATCGTGATGGGAGAGAACAGGATGTCCCATGCCAGACCGACCAACAGATAGGCGAAGATTGGCAGCATCTGCCGATTTGCGAGGGCGGCGAGGATGGCACGAGGCACGAGGGTGAGGATGTAGATCCAGAACACCCCTCCGAGGATACCCGCCTCCACCCACGAGCCCAAAAGATGAGAATGCGCCGGAATCTCCGTTTGCTCGAAGTCCCTGGGGTCGATTGGCAGGCCGGCCTCATCGAGGCTGACGAGGCGGCCGATCGCCAGGCCGTAGTTCTCCGCCCCCGGACCATGGCCGAGAAGCGGCGCCATGGCGATTGCCTCGAATGAAACGAGAAGCTCGGAGCGGCCCGCGACAAGCAGGTTTATGTCGCCGCTGCTCTGCATCTCGTACTTCGCCAGAGCATCCGCACCGAGGAAGCCGGACGATGCGGCATACTCATAGACCACCTTGGTCGCCAGCAATCCGGCAACGACGAGCAGCGCGACCTGCAGGAGAAGACCGGGACCGGGTGGCCGCCTTCGTGTGACGAACGCTGCAAATTCGAGCGTGAGCGTTCCCATCAGGATCGCGAAGAGGCCCCGCGCGTTGAATGAAAGGCTGGCAAGGGCAAGGACCAGCGTGGCCGGCACCCTCGACAACCTTCCGTGTGCGGTTGCAGGTCCCGCGAGGGAGACGACCGAAAGAACAATGATATTGAGTGCATTGCCCATGCCGAACTTCCAGAAGTCCCGGCCCTGCTCGTCGAGCAATCCGATGATGTCGTCGGGAAAAAGCAGAGCCTTGGCCATCGACGAAGCGCCGAAGATCACCAGGAAGACGAGCATCCGTGGGATCGATCCACGTACGATCCACGAGATCGCCAGCACGTTGGAGGTGATGACGAGAACCTTCGACAGCGAGCGTAACGTGGCCATTGCGTCGCCGGCATTCCACAGTGCGGCCACCACGGTTGCGAGCGCCCATACGCCGGCCAGCAGGACAAACCACTTCGTCCGCTCGTCCCGGTGGAAGACCGCCCCCTGCAGATGGACAGGCAAGAGCGCCAGCGAAAAGAGGTCGAAACCGGTAAGCCTGCCCAGCGGATTGATCTCGGCGATCGTCAGCACGGGCGCGAGGAGCAGGATATCGAACCTTGCAACTACGGGCGGGCGTCTTTCGAGGGAAAGGTCGGAGAGTTGCACCATCGGCTTCACTCAGGAACCGCCCGCAAGGGAATTGCAGGGCGCAAAGTCATGAAATCGCCCTCGTTCCAGTGCTTGGCGATGGCGCCCCCGACAGCCATTGCGACCGAAACCAGCAACACCAGCGGCGGCGCCGCTCCGAACGATCCGACGGCCGTTCCACCGGCGAGAAGCAGCATCAGCGATACAGCATTCGCGAGCATGTTGCCGGCGAGGTTGCCGGTCACGAGCGCCATGTTGTAGGCGGCGGCACCACGAGCATTCATGACAACGCCGAAGGCAAGCAGAAGTACGAAGAGGCTGTAGCGCGCTTCGAAGTGTCCGAACCAGAACCAGGATGCGACCGGCGAAAGCACGACTCCGGCCAATGAAATGCCTGCAACCGATGAAGTGGCGGTCTTCGCAAGCGACCTGTAGAGCGGAGGCGCGCTGTCGGGATCATGTCGCGACAGCGCGGTCAGTGCCGGGACCACGGCGGTGACGCCGCCAATGACCGCGTTTCTCGGCAGCCACAGGCTCTTGAAGGCCAGTTCGAACAGACCCTGCGCCTCCAGTCCGCAAAAGCGGCCCACAAGCAGTTTGGAGAGTGGCTCGAAGAGACCGTTGACTGTGGAGGTCATCTGCTCCCGGACGCCGAAACCGACAAGATCGCGAAGGAGGCGGGGGGATACCCGGATTGGGAGAAGGGCCTCGATCCCGGCTGCGTGCCGCAGGGCAAGCCAGCCAACGGAGAGCAGGAATGCGTATTGCGCCACCTGGGCCAGGGCGAGCCCGGTGAGCCCCTGCCCGGGAACGAGGGCGATCACGAGTGCGAGCTGGACGAGACTGCCCGCCACGGTCAGCTGCGAATTGAGGTAACCCCGGTGCACGCCCTGGAGACCGGAAAGGACGATGCCCGAGACGTTCATCAGGAAGAAGACGAGGCAGACGAGCGGGAGGAGCCCAGGCGCCTGCGGCGTGACGTCCGCCGGAAGGAAATGCCAGAGGAAGGCATCGACGAGCAGGTAGCCTGAAAGGGCCAGCACTGCATGAACGACACATCCGGTGACAAGGGCAGTCTCGAGATAGCTTCGCGCCTTTTGCCTCTCCTGTGCCACATCGCACAGCGCGACATGACGAAGGCATGCGTTCGCAAGGCCAACGTCTGCAATGCGGATCAACGAAATGGCAGAAGCGAGGGCCGACCACAGGCCCACCGCCGCGATCCCGCAATCGGCGATCACCACGCGATAGCTGACCAGGACGAGAACGATATTGGTGACGACCGCTATGACCGCAAAGACGACATTCGCCCGGATGTTCAACTGAGACGAGAGTGTGGTCATGCGGCACGATCCCTCGGCGCGCCGAGCACCTCATGAAGCGTGGTAAGACTGGTTTCTGCGAAGCGTCCGGCAAGCGCCTTGCCCCGGCGATGATCGACCGCCGACAAATCGCGCGCGAGCAGCGCCGAAACGGATTCGGCGGTCGCAGCAAGGTGGGGAATGCCTTCTGTTTCGCACAGCCGATGCGACAGCGATCCCTCCCGGACCAGCACCGGGACGCCGAACTGCACCGCCCGGCCGAGAACCCCGGAGGCCTGATCGTATCCCGGCGCATAGAGACACCAGACGAGATCGCTTGCGGCATAGAGTTCGATCCACTCCTCCTCGGAAAGCCACCTGTCGATGGCGGAGCCGCCAGAGCGCTCAAACCGGCTGACGAGGCCGATGCAGCCGATGCCGCTCTTGCCGCCGAAAACGAAGTGAAAGGGAAGGCCCGCGCGTTTGCTGCCTGCCAGCGTATCCACGAAGAGATCGAAACCCTTGTGCAGGTCCTGTGGACCGAAGGCGCTGAGAACCCTTTGGCTGCCCGCCCGGAAACGAAGGGATGCGGGGAGCTGGCTGATCGCTTCTCCCGGATTTTGACGGATCTTCTCATAGTACCGGTGGTCCTCGTCCGTCAGGTCCCAGAGCTGGAAATCGTAGATCCAGCCATCTGCAATCTCTGCCATCTCGGGTAGGGTCGCAAAGGGCAGGATCGTCAGCGTACGAACGGAAGGGATGCGTTTCAGAAGTTTCAGCGCGCAGCGTTTGAAGGACAGACGCAGGGAACCACCTTCGAGGACAGGCTTCGGCCTGAAAAGCAGGCCCACTGTCCGCCGGCCGAGCGCACTACGCCAGAGACACGCGACCACGTAGAAAAGGAACCCTTCCTCGACCATGAGGAACAGCGCCGGCTCCATCCGGAAGAAGAGATCACCCGCCCGGGCGCGGCAGCCGCCGAGAATCCCCATGGCGAACTGGAAGTACTGCGCGCGGTGCCCGTCCTCGCTCCTGCTGAAGATAAGCACCTCCTCCCCCTTCGCCATGGTCGTGCCACCCCTCCGCTCAGCGATCCACGATACTCAGCATGGCGGCCAGCCCATCTCCTCGCGCCAGCGTGCGACAGAGCTCCTTCCCGTGATCGGGCCTTGTCCGCAGCGCCCCGCTCCTGACCTTCAGGATCGTCGAAACAAGGGCAGCCGGATCCTCCGGCGGAATGACCAGTGCGGCATCCCCGACAAAAGTGGCCAGCTCTGTTTCCGGATCGGCCGTGACCACCACCGGTTTCCCGGAGGCAAGCAGCGCGCCCAGCTTGGACGGCAGCAACAGGTCGGCAGCTCCCCTCCTCTGGGGCAATAGGTGAAGGTCGGCCATGTTGAGGAATTCGTTGAAACGGTGCGCAGGCTGGAGCGGCAGGAAGCGCACGTTGCCTAAAACGCTCCCCAGCCGCTCCAGCTCCGCTTTCGCCGGTCCGTCGCCCCCGATGACGAACCGGATCCCCTGCACGCCTTGCAGTGTCCGCGCGGCTTCGATCAAGAGATCGAGCCCCTGCTTGGCGCCGAGGTTGCCGGAATAGAGCACGACGAAGTCCTCGTCCGCGTAGCCGAGTTCGTCGCGATAAGGACTCGCGCCCGGCAATGGAAAGATTGCCGACAGATCGACCCAGTTTCGCACGACGGCCACGCGGTCGGCGGCCACGCCCTTTTCCAGCAATTTTTCGGCCATTCGCCGCGAGATCGTGACGACGATGTCAAAGCGTTTGCGAACAGCCGTCTCGAAGAATTCTCCTACTCGCATCAGCCAGCGGTGCTTGCCGAGGTGCCCCATTGCAAAGGCTGCATCGATCTCGAGGTCGTGGACATGCAGCACCGTGCGCGCGCCGACAAGCTTTGCCGCGAGCAGGGCAAAGGGGGCTCCCAGCAATGTCGGTTCGACACAGAAGACCACATCCGGTCGCTTGCGCAGGATCTGCCAGAGAACGACCGGCGCGGCACTCGCGGCAAAACTCGCCGGCGCCAGAAGCCTCCACAGCCTCGCCCCCGGCCTGAGGATCAGAGGAACGCGCACAACCGTGATGCCGTCCTCGATCCTTGATGCGTATCGATTGCCGTATCCACGATCCACTTCCCAGGCCGGGTAGTGCGGCGGAGTGGTGACGACCGTGACAGCCATGCCCATGGCTGCGAAATGACCTGCGATATCACCGGTGTAGCGTCCGGCGCCCGTCTTTTCCGGCGCATAGTTCATGGCGTGAACAAGAACGGTTTTTCGCTTTCGAGGCCGTGAGGCAGCCGTCAGGTGTTCGCCACCGACCGGGAAGGCGTCGCTGCGAATGTTCATGCGGCAGCATCCTCGCGGCGCATGGACAGCCCTGCGACATAGGCGGCGTAGGTGGCACCGAGACCGTCGGAAAGCGATATGCTCGGGCTCCAGCCGAGTGCACGAAGGCGCCCGCTGTCGAGCAGCTTTCTCGCCACGCCGTCCGGTTTCTCGGTGTCGTAGCGAAGGCCGCCGCTATATCCAGCCAAGCGGCAGATGAGCTGCGCCAGATCGCGGATCGCGATCTCTTCGCCCGAGCCTATGTTGACGTGCATGTCCCCGGAATAGTGTTTCAGGAGATGCACGCACGCTTCCGCGCAATCGTCCACATGCAGGAATTCCCGCAAGGCCGATCCGGAACCCCATATGCAAACTTCAGGAGCCCCGCTGGCCTTGGCTTCATGCACCTTGCGGATGAGAGCGGGAACGACATGGCTGGACGCAAGGTCGAAATTGTCGCCCGGCCCATAGAGACTGGTCGGCATCGCCGAGATGAAGTCGCACCCGTATTGCCTGCGATATGCGGCACAAAGCTTGATGCCGGCGATCTTTGCTATGGCGTAGGCTTCGTTCGTCGGCTCAAGCGGCCCGGTTAGAAGAGCATCCTCGACGATCGGCTGGAGGGCGTCGCGCGGATAGATGCAGGACGAGCCGAGGAAGAGCAGCCTGCCAACGCCTACGCGCTGGGCGGAGCTGATGATGTTGGTTTCCAAGACCACATTGTCGTAGAGGAAATCCGCAGGTGCTGCACTGTTTGCAAGGATCCCGCCGACTTTCGCCGCAGCGACCACGACGGCGTCCGGCCTCGTGCGGCCCATCCATTCCTCGACTTCCGACTGGCGCGTCAGGTCCAGCTCCGCGCGCGAGGCCGTGAGGATCGCGCAGCCCTCGCGCTGCAGCCGGCGGACGATCGCCGAACCGACCATGCCGCGGTGACCTGCGACGAAGACACGCTTCCCCGACAGCCGATACAACGGCTCAGCCATGAGCCAGCTCCAGGCCGGTTGAACGCGGCGACGATCGCTTCGCCATGCCCCTCAGATCCTCCCGAACCATCTCTCCCACAAGCTGGTCCAGTTCGACTTCGGGCGCCCACCCGAGCCTCTCGTACGCCTTGGTGGCGTCACCGAGCAGGCAGTCCACTTCAGTCGGGCGGAAATAGCGCGGGTCCACTTCCACGATGCACCTGCCGCTATCCGCATCGTATCCCTTCTC contains:
- a CDS encoding WcaI family glycosyltransferase encodes the protein MNIRSDAFPVGGEHLTAASRPRKRKTVLVHAMNYAPEKTGAGRYTGDIAGHFAAMGMAVTVVTTPPHYPAWEVDRGYGNRYASRIEDGITVVRVPLILRPGARLWRLLAPASFAASAAPVVLWQILRKRPDVVFCVEPTLLGAPFALLAAKLVGARTVLHVHDLEIDAAFAMGHLGKHRWLMRVGEFFETAVRKRFDIVVTISRRMAEKLLEKGVAADRVAVVRNWVDLSAIFPLPGASPYRDELGYADEDFVVLYSGNLGAKQGLDLLIEAARTLQGVQGIRFVIGGDGPAKAELERLGSVLGNVRFLPLQPAHRFNEFLNMADLHLLPQRRGAADLLLPSKLGALLASGKPVVVTADPETELATFVGDAALVIPPEDPAALVSTILKVRSGALRTRPDHGKELCRTLARGDGLAAMLSIVDR
- a CDS encoding GDP-L-fucose synthase, whose protein sequence is MAEPLYRLSGKRVFVAGHRGMVGSAIVRRLQREGCAILTASRAELDLTRQSEVEEWMGRTRPDAVVVAAAKVGGILANSAAPADFLYDNVVLETNIISSAQRVGVGRLLFLGSSCIYPRDALQPIVEDALLTGPLEPTNEAYAIAKIAGIKLCAAYRRQYGCDFISAMPTSLYGPGDNFDLASSHVVPALIRKVHEAKASGAPEVCIWGSGSALREFLHVDDCAEACVHLLKHYSGDMHVNIGSGEEIAIRDLAQLICRLAGYSGGLRYDTEKPDGVARKLLDSGRLRALGWSPSISLSDGLGATYAAYVAGLSMRREDAAA